The sequence TAAGAAGTTGCTGATTAATAAGGAAGGACACCAATCATTGCGATTGATGTCCTTTTTGCTTTGTATGAATACCTACTGCCGTTTCTTGGCCGGAATGGCTGAGAGGAACAAGTAGAGCTGATTAATAAAGAGGACACCAATCCATGCGATTGATGTCCTTTTTGCTTGCCTTTTTCGAGCGCAGCGAGGTTTAAGGGTGTCAGAGCTCGCCCCGTAGGAGGAGCTGGAGGCCTTTGACCTTGCCCTGGAAGGGAAGGTGCGCCGTATACCAGTTGATATAAGCGGTAGCAACACAAATGTCTCATAAGTTAGTGTGCGGGGCGGATGAGTTGCATTTCCACGGACGAAGTCTGGTTGTATGGTTTTAAAGGTTCATCTCCCAGCCTGCAAGGCGGCTGTATGGTTTTTATCATGCTTTTACTTACCGCTCCCGCAACACCGCCAAAATGCCAAGGTACGCTTTCTTATCAAAAGGCTCTTTCTTATCACACCTTCACAACCGCCAAGTATGGCGAATCGGAAAACATGCCAACCGAAAGGCTTCCCCACGGGGGAGCTGGCGCCGGAGGCGACTGAAACAGCAGTTCCTCAGCCGAAGGCTGGTTTAAGGGTGTTGACCTTGCGCCGAAGGAGAAGGTACCGGCGAAGCCGGGGAATACAGTAGTCCCTAGGCCATGGGCTGGCTGTGTGGTGTTATCATGTTTTACCACCGCTGCTACAGCACCGCTAAAGGGCTAAGGTATACTTTCTTATCAATAGGCTCTTTACAAGAATACCGTACAACCTCGCTGCGCTCGAAGAACCTTTTATAAAAGCCAATGAATAATCAACCCTATCCGCCCGGCATAAGAATGTGAGGCCGGGCACCTTCCCCGTCTGGGAAGGCGAGTATCGTTCCCCGACACTTCACGGTGGGCATAAGCTGCCGTCTTATTCTCATTTACTGTTATAAGTGCTCATCTCTTCATACATTTTGTTTAATTTTATACTAATATTAAAGATTTTCAATCACGCGTTTAAAAATATACCAAGGGCTGCATACATATCTAGAAAATCTCATTTGAGACTGTTTGGTTTCATTTGATACACTTAAGTCTTTCGTATAAGAGAAATAAAACCATACTTTTTTCATATGGCTCAAAGGAAATCAGGATAATTTCACGAAAAGATGACAATAAATTGCGTTTATTTGTAAGTTTCTGAACATTCCGTAAAACTGCCAGATTTCGACCTTGAGTTACATAGTATACATGCCTAAATTGATAATTTCTATAGATAATTTCGGATGATTTGAAAGAAAGAATGTATAAACATAGGATGAAGGGTATACTTTTTGCCACGTATGAATTTTGAGGTATGTATATACTATACAGATAGCATATACATCGCTAATACGCCATATGATAGAAAGTATTGAGCTTATCGAGGTCTTCTATTATAATTTAAGTATAGATAAATATCTCGATTTCCAGTCGAGAGGGTCGTTGATTTAGGCAGGAGTGTGGTAAGGCATTAGATATATATTTAACTTTTCTGCAGTAGTTGATCGTAACGGGGGAGCCGCTTCCGGGTGTCGGGGGACGCCGCGGAGGGGCTGAGCAAGAGTTTCTTGCATAAGGAATCATAGATGATCAAGCTGCGGGCTGAGTAGTCCCGGTGGGGGCCGGGATGATCTCTGGCAGTCAGGTAATTCAGTTTACCGTAAAAGCAGGTCTGACAGAACGGGGGAGCTGCTTCCGGGTGTCGGGGGACGCCGCGGAAGGGCTTGCAGGGTCTCTATCTTGCATAAGGGAATTATAATAATTGATCAGACTTGCGACTTGGGCAGATTTCGGCGGGGGCCGGGATCCGCCCAGTTTTTATTTCCGATTGCGGATCGGCATAAGGACCTATGATTCCTGAAAAATAAAGAATAACGGATTTTAACGGATTATGATTTTCATGCCTTCCCACATTTTTATATACCACTCAGGACAATCAGCCATCTTCACTCCCAGGAGATGGCTGATTGCCTTTTTAGGTGGAGACAAGGACGGAAGTTAAGGAAATCAGGACGCAGGACGGCGGAGTTGTAGGGGATGCAATGGATGAAAGGAGAAAGTGAGAACATGAAAAGATGAAAAGGTGGAAAGATGAAAAGATGATAAAACCACACAACCGGCTTGCAGCCTAGGAGATGAACCTCCTCAGGCGCTTCCGCGCCAGCTCCCCCTACGGGGCGAGCTCAAACACCCTTAGACCGAACTTCGTTCGAGGGAAAAGTAAAACCATACAACCGGACTTCGTCCGAGGAAATGCTGTATCCGTTTACACCTTCCCTTCCAGGGCAAGGTCAAGACCGGCCTACGGCCCTACTTCCCCGTCTGGGAAGGCGAGGGTTAGCGATGCCCGGAAAATGCCTATTTCCTCTTATATTGCTTTTACATAATTACTCGCAAAGGTTTGGATATCTTTGCGGGGTTCTTTTGCATATTCTGCATGCTTTTCCGTATGGATGATTATTTTAACGGACGAATTCTGCTTTCTTGTATACTATCTCTCTAGCTTATCATTTCTTTTGAAGTACCTATCATTATTGATTATATCTTGAAATCAATACAGATATTTAGATATGTTGTTTAAGTTGGCTGTATATACTATGATTTAGTTATAAAGACATATTTAGATATAGGCGGTAAGTATTGTCTGAAAGAAGGTACAGCCGCAGCGAATGGGCGTGGTTCTCCCGATGGACTGGGGGGTCTGCATGACGGGTGATGGAGCGCAGCGCTGCGGGATCGACGTTATTTCAGGCGTCTTCGGGCGTCGGAAACGGGGGAACGTATGAGAAAATGGAATAGAAAGACTATGTATGCCGCCTTTTGCGCGTTGGCACTGACCGGGGGGTCTGTCTTCGCGCAGACGGCTGTGAATCCTGCTGGCACGGCGGCGGATGCGTCGGGGGTTGCCATCGGGACGGGAAGTTATTCGCAGAATATCGGGGTGGCAATCGGGCAGAATGCGAGTGCAGTGACATCCAGTTCTGTGGCGATTGGTCCGAATACGAAGGCTGGCCGTGCGAATATGGATGATCCGTAGGATCCGCGTAACCGCACGACGGTGGGAAAGATGGCGAATGTGGCTATCGGCTCGGGGGCCGAGGCTGAAGGCGGCCGTATTATTTCCATCGGCGAGAATGCGGGCAAGGGTGTCCCGGATAACTGGAACATCCACAATGTCAATATCGGCACGCAGGCCGGCGGCGCTTCGAAGGAAAGCAACAGTGTAGCCATCGGCTATCAGGCAGGTTTCATGGAAAGCGCTGGAGCCAAGCAGGCACAGGCGGATAGGGCGGACGGTACGCGCGCGGCGAATCTGTATATCGGAAGCCAGGCGGGCCATAATTCGTATTCGTATGGAAATATCGCCCTTGGCACGCAGGCCGGAGATAATGTCAATGATACGCGCTCGAACAATAATATTTCCATCGGTTCCAATGCCGGTCAGTACATGAAGAGCAACGACGGCGTGAACGAGAAGTTCATAGGCTACGGGCCTGGTGGAAATATTGCCATCGGCGCGGCTGCTGCGCAGAGTCTTGCCGGCGACGACAATGTTGCTATCGGGGGCCTGGCAGGAAGAAATTCTAAGGGCGACAACAATGTGTTCATGGGCCATCTTGCCGGGTACCAATCTACGTACCATGCCTCGGTCGTTCTTGGCGGCCAGACGGGCGGCGGTGATCCGAACGCTGTCCATGACAAGGATGTCATGATCGGCAACTATGCGAATGGAGCGGCGACGGGAAATACAAGAAATGTCATTTCCATCGGCTCTTCTCCTATCGCAGAGGGATATGAATCCATTGCCATCGGCTTCAATGCGAAGGCAAAAGCAAACAATGCGAATGCCATGGGCCGCATGGCTACGGCCACAGCCCTCGACTCGATTGCCGTCGGCACAGCCACAGAAACGTCCGGTGAAAAGGGCATTGCCATCGGTTATCAGTCCAATGTATCCGGCGAGAATTCGATTGCCATCGGGCGCGAGCTCAAGGTCAGCGGCGCGAATTCCGGCGCGTTTGGCGATCCGAGCACGGTTTCAGGAAACGGGTCTTACTCGTTCGGTAACAATAATACGATTTCCAAAGATGGTACATTTGTCCTTGGAAGTAATGTAACAGCGTCTCAGGCAAACAGTGTCATCCTGGGGCAGAATTCGACAGACCGCGCAGCGACATCTGTCAATCAGGCAAAGGTAGGAAGCGTTACTTACGGCGGATTTGCAGGTGTTGGCAGCGAGGCGAATGGCGTCGTCAGTGTGGGCGCAGCCGGCAAGGAACGCCAGGTCATCCATGTGGCAGCTGGTGAAATCAGCGCATCGAGCACGGATGGTATCAACGGCAGCCAGCTCTACAGTGTGGCTTCAAAAGTCAGCGAAAACGCAGATGCGATTACTAATATCAACACGAAGATCGATAACGTGGCTGCCGCTTCTACCCATTACTACAGTGTCAAGAGCAGTGAGCAGGGCGATGGCTCCAACTACAATAATGACGGTGCCAAAGGCAGGAATTCACTGGCAGCCGGCGTGAATGCTTCGGCGAAAGGATTCGAATCCACAGCCATCGGTTATGGCGCCAAAACGACGCAGGATAATGCAATCGCTGTCGGCAACGGAAGCCAGTCCATCGGCAAGAATGGTATTGCCATCGGAACCGGAGCTGTAGCAGGCTCGACTGGCAGCAACTATATCTATGGCAATATCGCCATCGGTACAGGCGCCAATTCTGCTGGCGGCGTTGCTATCGGCGATAATTCCAAGGCCGGAAGTCTCAGCCTGGCAGCCGGGATTGGATCAGAAGCCGGTGACCGCGCGGCGGCTGTGGGCTATTCCAATAATGCGTCGGGCCAGTGGTCCACTGCTGTGGGCGTAGGCAATGAAGCTACGGCTCTTTCCTCTACGGCTGTGGGCAGCGGCAACAATGTATCCGGAGAAAACTCTGCTGCCGTAGGCGTGACAAATGTGGTGGCGCAGAAGGATACCTTCGTCCTGGGCAGCAATGTAACGACGACCCAGGAAAACAGCGTCGTTCTCGGTGCGAATTCCACCGACCGCGCTGCAACGAGTGAAACGAAGGGAACCATCACACTTTCTGATGGAACGACCCGTGAATATGGAAACTTTGCAGGTACGAGCCCGACCGGCGTAGTCAGCGTAGGTGATACAGGTAAGGAACGTCAGATCATCAACGTGGCTGCCGGCAAGATCAGCGCAGACAGCACGGATGCTGTCAACGGAAGCCAGCTCTACAGCCTGGCCGGTGAAGTCGGCAAGAATGCTGATACCATCAACAATATCAATACACAGATCGATACGATCAATACGCAGATTACGAATGTCACCAGCGAAGCAGGAAAGCATACCACCGTCAAGGCTGGCAATAACAAGAACCTGACTGTCACCGAAGGCACGAATGCAGCCGGCGGCAAGGAATACACCGTGGACCTTTCCGAAAATATCAATATCGGCGGACCTGGCAAAGACGGCAAGGATGGTCAGGACGGCCATATGGGCATTAATGGCAAGGACGGCGTTTCCGGTGTAGGCATCGACGGCAAGGATGGCATTTCTGTCAAAGGCGATAAAGGTGAAGTCGGCATCAATGGCAACGATGGCATCTCCATCAAAGGCGCTGACGGCAAAGATGCCGTATCCATCAACGGCAAAGACGGTGTCGGTCATATCGGACTCACCGGACCTGCCGGGACGAACGGCAAAGATGGCACGAATGCGGTAGATATTTCCGTCAAGAACGGTTATAACGGCGCAGACGGCGTCAATGGCGCAACGGGCGTAGACGGCAAGGACGGCATCACTCGTATCGTTTATGAAGACAAGACCGGTGAACATCAGGTTGCAACCCTCGACGACGGCATGAAGTACGGCGGCGATTCCGGTGACGTCATCGCCAAGAAACTGAACAACCAGGTCAACGTCATCGGCGGCATCAAAGATGAATCGAAACTGACCTCTGCTGATAATATCGGCGTCGTTTCTGACGGCAAAGACAACCTGAAGGTCCGTCTGGCCAAAGACATCGACCTTGGCAAGGACGGCAGCGTCAAGATGGGCGATACCGTTATCAAAGAAGGCAGCATCACGACCGGGGACACCACCATCAACAACAATGGCGTCACGATCAATAACGGCCCGTCCATCACGAAAAACGGCATCGACGGCGGCGGAACGACCATCACTAATATCAATGGCGGCAGCGTCGCACCGGGCTCCACGGATGCCGTGAACGGCGGACAGCTCTATAACGTAACAAGAAAAGTCGGAGACCTCGGAAACCGCATCAACAAAGTCGGTGCAGGTGCAGCTGCACTCGCTGCCCTCCATCCGCTCGATTTCGACCCGGATGATAAGTGGGACGTCGCTGTCGGCTACGGCAATTACAGAAATGCCAATGCGGCCGCTGTCGGCGTATTCTACCGTCCGAACGAAGACACCATGGTCAGCGTCGGCGGATCCATGGGCAATGGGGAGAACATGGTCAATGCAGGCTTCAGCGTCAAACTCGGCCAGGGCAACCACGTTTCCACATCCAGAGTCGCCATGGCCAAGGAAATCCTCGCACTCCGCGAAGAAAACAAGCAGCTGAAGAACCGCCTCGACGATATGGACAGGAAACTCAATGCCGTCCTCGGCATCTTCGATCCGTCCAAGGAAAAGACATTCCCGGACGTTCCGGCCAACCACTGGGCATACAAGTACGTCACCACCCTGGCTGGCAACGGTCTCCTCGAAGGCTATCCGGACGGCAACTTCGACGGCGACAGAACCATGACCAGGTACGAATGGGCCGCTCTCTTCTATAGAGCCCTCGAAAAAGGCGCTCCTGTCGATGAAAATATGAAGAAAGCCATGACCGAATTCGCTCCTGAAATGGCAGCCATCGGCGCAGGCCGCTTCAGAGTCGACCGGATCAGCGGCAAGGACAACGACAGAAACAAAGTCGAACGCGTCAGAGTCAACAACGAAGACAACCCGAAGGATAATGACTACAGAGACATCTACGGGGGAAGAATAGAAAAGAAATAAAAGGCCTGAATAAGGGGCGAACGTAAAAAACCGCGGCAGAATGGGAAAAATTCTGCCGCGGTTTTTGCGTGGGGGATGATGAAGAAAACCATACAACCGCAACTGTGCTGCGTGGTAATTAACCCCTTTCGGCGCATGCGCGCCACTTTCCCCTGACGGGGACAGCTTCTGCCGCTCGCACCGCTCAACTTTTTCGTCACTTTCGATGCTTGCCTATGTGAAGGATATGGTTTTCAGCGCAATTAGGCGTCCCCGTTAGGGGAAGCTGTCGAACCTTTAACTCTGATGTTCGACTGAAGGGGTTCAGTATTCATTGCACTTTCCAATCTAAAAAGGTTCATCGAGCAGAGCGAGGTTGTGTGGTGTCTTACATAACAGCTTTCTAAGATTTCCAATCTGAGAGCGAACCTTGGCTTTTTAGCAGAGATGGTGGAGCGGTGGTGAAAACATGATTAAAACCGCACAGCCGGCCCATGGTCTGGGAACTACTGTATTCCCGGTCTCCGACCGGACCTCCCCCTACGGGGCGAGCTCAAACACCCTTAAACCAGCCGTTGGCTGAGGAAAATCGCTAAATCGCTCTTTTCTCCGTATCAAATCCCTCTTTCTGGATCATATTTCCTATCTTGCCAGTCTCCTTTATCGAAGTATTTGAGTATACATCGCACGGCCTGAAACCTTATAAAAAAATCATATAAGAAGATAGAAGTATGCGTTAACGGTAAATATTTGCATTGACGCATACTTTTTTCGGTGATAGAATGCCATGTTAGTTAGTACAGGCTAACTAGTTTCATTAGTACCTGAAACATTGCATAAGGATATCTAAATTATTCGAATTAGGTGAGGTGTAATTTATTTTGAAGAAGTGGTTGATATTTATCCTGGCGTGCTGTCTTCTTGTGACTGCAGGATGCGGGGGAGATAAGGATGGCCGCTCCGCGAAGTCCGATTCAGAGATTGTTCTTGCCTATCCGGAGAGTATGAAGAAGATGGGATTCACGGAGAGTGTGGTGCTGCCGAAGGAGCCACAGCGTGTGGTGTCGCTGGCAAATACGCCGGTGCTTGCTCTGTATGAGCTGGGGGTTCCGCAGGTGGGAATCCCGGATACGAAGATTCTCCAGTGGCCTGAGGGGCTGAAGAAGGAGGCGAAGCTTTTCCAGACGGGGATGCGGTCTTCCATCGATATGGAATCGATATTGACGCTGAAGCCTGACCTGGTGCTTGTCGGCGCGCATGCAAAGGATACGTACGGGAAGATTTTCGAAAGGGAGAAGATTCCTGTGTACTACGTGGCAGCCGGTCCGACGGTTTCTTATCAGGATGTGAAGGATCTGACGCTGATCCTTGCGGATTCTTTGGGGAAGAACAGTCCGAATGCGGAGAAGATCAGGAAGGATTTCTCTTCGATGGAAGAAAGGATGCAGGCAGAGAGGAGCAGGAATCAGGGGAAGAAGGTCATGGTTCTCCAGTCGGCTCCGCCGCAGTTCTATATCCAGAATAAGAACGGGACTGTGGGTTCGATGTTTGATCTCCTGGGTTACACGAATGTGGCACCTTCTGCCGGCGGGACGATGGTTCCTATGAATCAGGAAGCGGCTCTTTCTTATGATCCGGACCTCATCGTCTGCGTGGGCGCGATGAATGGGGAATCGGAGCAGCGGGCGCTGATCGAGGGTGAATTCAAGGATCATGCGGATTACTGGAATCATTTCAAGGCGGTCCGCGAAGGGCATGTCATTTATCTTCCGAAGTGGTTTGCGGTTTCCGGCGGGCTCGATGAGCTCCAGCAGCTGGATGCATTGATGAAGACGCTGAAGGAGGCTGAAGGGAAAGCATGACAGGTCTGATGGAGAGGCGGAGTGCGGCGCTCCTTCTGATCCTTTTTCTGGCGCTGGCGGGTTTGTCTCTCCTGGCTCTGGGCATCGGAAGCGCGTGGTTTTCGCCAAAGGAAATCGTGGAAGGGCTGTGGAATGGTGACAGTACGATTCATCTGGTAGTGCTGAACCTCCGTCTGCCGCGGATTCTGATTGCGATCCTGACGGGCGCTGCACTCTCTATTTCCGGGGCGTTGCTGCAGGCAGTGATGAGGAATCCTCTGGCGGATCCAGGGATCATCGGTGTGTCTGCCGGGGCTGTAACAGCGGCGACGACGGTGATGCTCCTTGTGCCCGGCCTGCTTCTCCTGCTTCCGCTCTTTGCTTTCGGAGGCGCGCTTCTGGCCTGTGTGATTATTTACATTCTGGCATGGAAGGAGGGCGTGGATCCGGTGCGGATCGTTCTTGCCGGGGTGGCGGTGAATGCGGTGCTGGGGTCGTACACGTCTTTCCTGCAGCTTTTGAATTCGGATAACTTGGCCGGTGTCCTTGGTTTCCTGAACGGAAGTCTTTCAGGACGCGGCTGGGATCAGCTCTGGCTGGTAGCAGGATATGCGGGGATCGGCCTTTTCCTGGCGTTCCTCTGCATCAAGGGCGCGAATATCCTGCAGCTCGGGGATGAGATGGCGCTGAGCCTTGGCGTCAATGTGAATGCGTGGCGCATCATCATTTCAGCTGTGGCGGCCTTCCTCGCAGCGGCGACGGTCGCTGTGGCGGGGATGATCGGCTTTGTGGGGCTTGTCGTGCCGCACATGGCGCGCATGATGGCAGGGGCGGATTACCGCTCGCTGATCCCTGTTTCCGCTCTCCTTGGAAGTCTCATCCTTCTGGCGGCGGATACGGCGGGGCGCGTGCTGATTCCGGGCATGGAAATCCCGGTGGGCCTTGTGATGGCGATGACGGGCGGGCCGTTTTTCCTGTACATGCTTCGTAAGAAAGGATATGTGTGATGGAACTGTATGGCGCAAAGCTTGGCATCGGCTACGAAAGGAAACTGGTGCTGAGGGATTTCGACATTTCTGTAAAGAAGGGTGAAATCACGACGCTGATCGGGCCGAACGGGAGCGGCAAGTCTACGGTCCTAAAGACGCTGACGAGGCTGATCGGTGCAAGGAGCGGGACGGTCTTCCTGGACGGCAGGGATCTCAAGGAAATTCCTTCCAAGGAGTTTGCCCGCCATGTGGGCGTCCTTCCGCAGCAGCATCTGGCGCCGCCCAGTTTCAAAGTGAAGGATCTGGTGAGTTATGGCCGCGTGCCTTACCAGCGCTGGTATCAGGGAAATTCCCCGGAAGATGAGGCGGCGGTGGAGCATGCGATGCGCGCGACGGGCGTCTGGGAGCTCCGCGACAAGACGGTGTATGACTGCTCCGGCGGAGAGGCCCAGCGCGTCTGGATCGCGGCGGTGCTGGCACAGGAGCCTGAAATCCTCTTTCTCGATGAGCCGACGACGTTCCTGGATATTTCTTACCAGTACGAAATCATGAGCCTCGTGAAGCGGCTCAACCGGGAGCGTGGCATCGGCGTCGTGATGGTGCTCCATGACCTGGGTCAGGCGATGGAGGTAAGCGACCGGGTCATCGTCATCAAGGACGGCAGGAAGTATGCGGAAGGCCCTCCCGAAAAAGTGATCACATCAGAAATGATGCGGGAGGTCTACCGAGTGGATTGCGACGTGGTGAGCCTGCCGGACAGAAAAAAGCCTGTCCTTGTTTACCGGGAAATCCTGTAATCATCATCGCTTGAAGTCTCAGATTTCCTCTTTTGACAAGCGATGGTTTCCAGAGGAAATCGGGAATTGAACATAAAAGGAGTCGAAAATGAATTTGTTTGCAGCAGGTCTGGATTATTTCGTGAAAGGCGGCTGGGTCATGTACCCCCTGCTCCTCTGTTCGATAGCTGCTGTAGCGATCGGTGTGGAGCGTTTCCTTTTCTTCAAGAAAGCCGACAGCGGCAGGGCCTTCACCAAGGAGTTCTGCCATTACGTGGAAAAGAGTGACTGGAACCATGCCAAAGAGCTCGCGGACAGCACGCAGGGCGAAATCGCAAAGCTGGCGACGATTGTCATGGAGCGTCATGGAAATTATGAGTACCTGGAAAATTTCATCAGCTACCGCGCAGAGCGTGCGATGGATAAGTTCAGCAAGAATCTTTCTTATTTAAGTATGATTGTCACCCTGGCTCCGGTGCTTGGACTTCTGGGGACGGTCACGGGCATGATGGGCGCTTTCAATAACCTGACGCAGCGCATGGCCAATCCGTCGGCAGTCACAGGCGGCCTTGCCGAAGCGATGATCACGACGGTCTTCGGTCTCTGCATTTCCATCGTGGCGGTCTGCTTCCAGTGCTACTTCGGGCGCCGCATGAAGATCATCATGCTGAATCTGGAGGAAATGGGAAATACGCTTCTGGAAGCGGTCCAGAAGAAGTCGGAGCGAAAGACGCTGGGGTTTATGCAAAGAGGTAAGGAAGCATGATCAAGCTCGAAAGACGCAGGCACCATCATGTGGGAATCATGATCAGCCCGATGATCGATATGAGTTTCCTGCTCCTGGTGTTCTTCGTGGTGAATACCATGACGATGAGTGAAGTGAATACGGTGCCGGTCCAGCTGCCATCCGCTTCTTCGGCGCAGCTCGAGGAAAGCACGCCCTTTGCCGTTACGGTGAAAGAGGACGGGAGTCTCTACCTTGGAAAGACGCCTGTTACGAGGGATGTACTTCTGGCAAGGGCCAAGGAAAGGGCTTCGAAGGATCCGAGTTTCTCCATCGTCATTTACGGGGACGGGAAAGTCTCTTATGAGTCCATCGTCAAGCTCCTGGATGACTGCAAGGAAGCCGGCATCACCCGGGTGGGGCTTGCGGTAGAACAGGCGGCGCCGCATGAATCTTAATGATACGGAGAAGGGGATGGCCATCTCTCTGGCGGCGCATTTCCTGGCGTTTCTTCTGATCGGGATTGCGGGATTTCAGACGATGTCGAAGTGGCATGATGAGAGGGTCTATACGGTGGCCGTTGTTTCAGGGCGCCCCGCATCGGCCAAGAAATCATCGGCAAAACCCGCACCGGCGAAGGCCAGGGGAAGCCCGAAGAACTTGGAGAATACGGCTCCGCTTCCGGATGCGCCGGCCATGGCATCAGACATATCGGATGCATCTGAACCCGTTGAGGAAAGCAGCGCCTCTTTCAGCGAAAGCGGAGAGTCTGCCGCCACTGAGGCACAGGGCGGCAGTGAAGGAAGCGGAACGGCAGAAGAACCGTCGGGACCAAGCTTTGATACGGAAGCCATTCAGGCTGATGTATCGCCGACGCTTTCCGGTACCGTGCCGGCTGCTTATCCTGAAGCGCTTCGCCGCCGCGGGATCGAAGGCGAGGTCCGGGTGCAGATGGTTGTCGGAAAAGACGGCTCGGTCGAGTCGGCCACCGTCATTTCCAGCTCAGGCTACGGGCTCATGGACAAGGCGGCTGTCAACGCTGCCTATGGCTACACGTTCAGCCCGGCCTATAAAGAAGGGATTCCGGTACGCTGCTATGCAGTGCGGACATTCCGCTGCAGATTGACTTAATTTATTTCCTGCGGCTCGGGAGGCCGCAAGCGGAAGGTATGCAGCAGGGGAACGCTGCGAATATTTTTAAAGGAGAATGAGTGATGATGTATAAGAAAAATATGGCAAGACAGGCGGTAAGAATTTTATGCA is a genomic window of Veillonellaceae bacterium containing:
- a CDS encoding YadA-like family protein; this encodes MGDTVIKEGSITTGDTTINNNGVTINNGPSITKNGIDGGGTTITNINGGSVAPGSTDAVNGGQLYNVTRKVGDLGNRINKVGAGAAALAALHPLDFDPDDKWDVAVGYGNYRNANAAAVGVFYRPNEDTMVSVGGSMGNGENMVNAGFSVKLGQGNHVSTSRVAMAKEILALREENKQLKNRLDDMDRKLNAVLGIFDPSKEKTFPDVPANHWAYKYVTTLAGNGLLEGYPDGNFDGDRTMTRYEWAALFYRALEKGAPVDENMKKAMTEFAPEMAAIGAGRFRVDRISGKDNDRNKVERVRVNNEDNPKDNDYRDIYGGRIEKK
- a CDS encoding ABC transporter substrate-binding protein, translated to MKKWLIFILACCLLVTAGCGGDKDGRSAKSDSEIVLAYPESMKKMGFTESVVLPKEPQRVVSLANTPVLALYELGVPQVGIPDTKILQWPEGLKKEAKLFQTGMRSSIDMESILTLKPDLVLVGAHAKDTYGKIFEREKIPVYYVAAGPTVSYQDVKDLTLILADSLGKNSPNAEKIRKDFSSMEERMQAERSRNQGKKVMVLQSAPPQFYIQNKNGTVGSMFDLLGYTNVAPSAGGTMVPMNQEAALSYDPDLIVCVGAMNGESEQRALIEGEFKDHADYWNHFKAVREGHVIYLPKWFAVSGGLDELQQLDALMKTLKEAEGKA
- a CDS encoding iron ABC transporter permease; the encoded protein is MTGLMERRSAALLLILFLALAGLSLLALGIGSAWFSPKEIVEGLWNGDSTIHLVVLNLRLPRILIAILTGAALSISGALLQAVMRNPLADPGIIGVSAGAVTAATTVMLLVPGLLLLLPLFAFGGALLACVIIYILAWKEGVDPVRIVLAGVAVNAVLGSYTSFLQLLNSDNLAGVLGFLNGSLSGRGWDQLWLVAGYAGIGLFLAFLCIKGANILQLGDEMALSLGVNVNAWRIIISAVAAFLAAATVAVAGMIGFVGLVVPHMARMMAGADYRSLIPVSALLGSLILLAADTAGRVLIPGMEIPVGLVMAMTGGPFFLYMLRKKGYV
- a CDS encoding ABC transporter ATP-binding protein yields the protein MELYGAKLGIGYERKLVLRDFDISVKKGEITTLIGPNGSGKSTVLKTLTRLIGARSGTVFLDGRDLKEIPSKEFARHVGVLPQQHLAPPSFKVKDLVSYGRVPYQRWYQGNSPEDEAAVEHAMRATGVWELRDKTVYDCSGGEAQRVWIAAVLAQEPEILFLDEPTTFLDISYQYEIMSLVKRLNRERGIGVVMVLHDLGQAMEVSDRVIVIKDGRKYAEGPPEKVITSEMMREVYRVDCDVVSLPDRKKPVLVYREIL
- a CDS encoding MotA/TolQ/ExbB proton channel family protein, which codes for MNLFAAGLDYFVKGGWVMYPLLLCSIAAVAIGVERFLFFKKADSGRAFTKEFCHYVEKSDWNHAKELADSTQGEIAKLATIVMERHGNYEYLENFISYRAERAMDKFSKNLSYLSMIVTLAPVLGLLGTVTGMMGAFNNLTQRMANPSAVTGGLAEAMITTVFGLCISIVAVCFQCYFGRRMKIIMLNLEEMGNTLLEAVQKKSERKTLGFMQRGKEA
- a CDS encoding biopolymer transporter ExbD, whose protein sequence is MIKLERRRHHHVGIMISPMIDMSFLLLVFFVVNTMTMSEVNTVPVQLPSASSAQLEESTPFAVTVKEDGSLYLGKTPVTRDVLLARAKERASKDPSFSIVIYGDGKVSYESIVKLLDDCKEAGITRVGLAVEQAAPHES
- a CDS encoding TonB family protein, translating into MNLNDTEKGMAISLAAHFLAFLLIGIAGFQTMSKWHDERVYTVAVVSGRPASAKKSSAKPAPAKARGSPKNLENTAPLPDAPAMASDISDASEPVEESSASFSESGESAATEAQGGSEGSGTAEEPSGPSFDTEAIQADVSPTLSGTVPAAYPEALRRRGIEGEVRVQMVVGKDGSVESATVISSSGYGLMDKAAVNAAYGYTFSPAYKEGIPVRCYAVRTFRCRLT